From a single Pseudalkalibacillus hwajinpoensis genomic region:
- a CDS encoding three component ABC system middle component, which translates to MISADTYTSTNPVLCSLVLWSFLNGFEKVKKDGCELPILFLPLPLILSKSIRNNFSGSNTTTGLLTWIARNPSVLINVGQRIEVTQDITKEAILFGVPNKIFSFNDEGLIFSNKSGIKVSKVYSVDHVEEGNEMLLTARRLGGWCGQLESTKTIFNVLGVSL; encoded by the coding sequence ATGATTTCGGCAGATACTTATACGTCAACAAATCCTGTCCTTTGTTCATTAGTATTATGGTCTTTTCTTAATGGATTTGAAAAAGTGAAGAAAGATGGATGTGAACTTCCAATATTATTTCTACCCTTGCCTTTAATATTATCAAAAAGTATAAGGAATAATTTTTCAGGGAGTAATACTACAACTGGTTTACTTACATGGATAGCACGAAACCCTTCAGTTTTGATTAATGTAGGTCAAAGAATAGAAGTAACCCAAGATATTACTAAAGAAGCAATTTTATTCGGGGTTCCTAATAAAATTTTTTCTTTTAATGATGAAGGGCTCATCTTCTCTAATAAAAGCGGAATTAAAGTTAGTAAGGTATATTCAGTGGATCATGTTGAAGAAGGAAATGAAATGCTACTAACAGCAAGAAGGTTAGGTGGTTGGTGTGGCCAATTAGAATCTACAAAAACAATATTTAATGTACTAGGAGTGTCACTATGA